From one Campylobacter suis genomic stretch:
- a CDS encoding YifB family Mg chelatase-like AAA ATPase, which translates to MKSLKCATYLDGLHIVDVESTFSRGLPGFSIVGLAGSSIKESSERVKSALLALNFSFPAQKITINLSPSDIPKNGSHFDLAIALLIALERKESLEKIFVFGELGLDGSIKSTANLFSLLLFLSTKIQSAKVLVPSSIAHKASAIPNLEIYGVSSLNDAINFFKDHHFAETCKYDNSHEIFKNSIEIEGEKYLPNQNFVLDFSDILGQTRAKRACLIAAAGMHNIIFEGSPGCGKSMCAKRLVHIMPPQSLKEVLSAAAYRSLNLQDSEFSSTRAFRVPHHTSTKSSIFGGGSNVAKIGEIALANGGVLFFDEFVHFPKQLIESLREPLEDHKIHISRVNSKVTYETKFLFVAALNPCPCGKLFSKELTCTCTQSEINRYKSRLSEPILDRIDLYVQMDEVASSDRADVSSKELHEQVLKAFKFCKKRGQVESNGKLSDTDVNKFCLLQDEAKETLELGIKRFALSQRGVKKTLKVARTIADLEQSQLIEKAHIIEALSFRTKRDSI; encoded by the coding sequence ATGAAGTCCCTAAAATGCGCCACATACCTAGACGGACTACACATAGTAGATGTTGAGTCAACTTTTTCTCGTGGTTTGCCAGGTTTTAGCATAGTAGGACTTGCTGGAAGTAGCATAAAAGAGAGTAGTGAGCGTGTAAAGTCTGCTCTTTTGGCTCTAAATTTTAGTTTTCCAGCACAAAAAATCACAATAAACCTCTCGCCATCAGATATACCAAAAAATGGATCACATTTTGACCTTGCTATCGCATTACTTATAGCGCTGGAGCGTAAAGAAAGTTTAGAAAAAATATTTGTCTTTGGCGAGCTTGGGCTTGATGGCAGTATAAAATCAACAGCAAATTTGTTTTCACTTTTGCTATTTTTAAGTACAAAGATACAAAGTGCAAAAGTGCTGGTGCCAAGCTCTATCGCACACAAAGCTTCAGCTATTCCAAACCTTGAAATTTATGGGGTTAGCTCACTAAATGATGCTATAAATTTTTTTAAAGATCACCACTTTGCTGAAACTTGCAAGTATGACAACTCGCATGAAATTTTTAAAAATAGTATTGAGATTGAAGGTGAAAAATATCTGCCAAATCAAAATTTTGTACTTGATTTTTCAGATATTTTAGGACAAACCAGAGCAAAAAGAGCCTGCTTGATAGCTGCCGCTGGTATGCACAACATCATCTTTGAAGGTAGCCCTGGGTGCGGGAAAAGCATGTGCGCCAAGCGACTCGTGCATATCATGCCACCACAAAGTCTAAAAGAGGTTTTAAGCGCTGCAGCATACCGCTCACTCAACCTACAAGATAGCGAATTTAGCTCTACTAGAGCCTTTCGTGTGCCACACCACACAAGCACTAAAAGCTCGATATTTGGCGGTGGGTCAAATGTTGCAAAAATAGGCGAGATAGCCCTTGCAAATGGGGGTGTGCTCTTTTTTGATGAGTTTGTACATTTTCCAAAACAGCTCATCGAAAGTCTGCGTGAGCCATTAGAAGATCATAAAATTCATATCTCAAGGGTAAATTCTAAAGTTACTTACGAGACAAAATTTCTCTTTGTTGCTGCACTAAATCCATGCCCGTGCGGCAAACTTTTCTCAAAAGAGCTAACTTGTACTTGCACTCAAAGCGAGATAAATCGCTACAAGTCACGCCTTTCAGAGCCCATACTTGATCGTATCGACCTTTATGTACAAATGGATGAAGTAGCATCAAGTGACCGTGCTGATGTAAGTTCTAAAGAGCTTCACGAGCAGGTTTTAAAGGCTTTTAAATTTTGTAAAAAACGAGGACAGGTTGAGAGCAACGGAAAACTAAGCGATACGGATGTGAATAAATTTTGCTTACTTCAAGACGAGGCAAAAGAGACGCTAGAGCTTGGGATTAAGCGTTTTGCACTCTCTCAACGAGGTGTTAAAAAAACGCTAAAAGTAGCTCGTACGATAGCTGACTTAGAGCAAAGCCAACTCATTGAAAAAGCGCACATCATCGAAGCTCTAAGCTTTAGAACTAAGCGAGATAGTATATGA
- a CDS encoding NAD(P)H-hydrate dehydratase has translation MKKLFLNTKKLDERAIDLGLSNEILMENAANALSKHICKHIKKGSKILAIAGKGNNAADAIAALRILAKKYKCEVYLHFDELNDMSKFQLNAAQNFGVKISKDLSTALKGTKCVIDGLFGSGLNKNLNQKEVEIINRLNRFKSYKIACDIPSGLNESGQILGACFKADTTITMGAPKLGLYSDFAKDFVGHIKVADLGISRANFEGMADGYLLTKKELKLPFRTRKNTNKGDFGHAAFISGTFNGACELAALAASSIGAGLVSIISQKPLALDASIMQTTKITPKMNVVALSMGLCENDINNIDFKSLKDKKLVIDASLCRSDKIFDILNKKCVLTPHPAEFCSLLSMANIADLSTKQLQNERFKYAKIWSEKFNGVLVLKGANTIIAKNGRLFILAKGTSLLAKGGSGDVLSGLIAGLLAQGFNPLRAAITATLAHAQAARNFKANSYALTPHDIIKGVKWLKNA, from the coding sequence ATGAAAAAACTTTTTTTAAACACAAAAAAACTTGATGAAAGAGCTATAGATTTAGGGCTTAGTAATGAAATTTTAATGGAAAATGCTGCAAATGCTTTATCCAAGCATATTTGCAAGCATATCAAAAAAGGCAGTAAAATTTTGGCTATTGCCGGCAAAGGAAATAACGCTGCAGACGCTATAGCCGCGCTTAGAATTTTAGCCAAAAAATATAAGTGCGAAGTATATTTACACTTTGATGAGCTAAATGATATGTCAAAATTCCAGCTAAATGCAGCACAAAATTTTGGTGTAAAAATTTCAAAAGATTTAAGCACCGCACTAAAGGGTACAAAGTGCGTTATAGACGGACTTTTTGGCTCTGGGCTGAACAAAAACTTAAATCAAAAAGAAGTTGAGATTATAAATAGACTAAACCGCTTCAAGTCCTATAAAATAGCCTGCGACATTCCAAGCGGACTAAATGAAAGTGGGCAAATTTTAGGTGCATGCTTTAAAGCTGATACTACGATCACAATGGGAGCGCCAAAGCTGGGGCTTTACTCTGACTTTGCAAAGGATTTTGTAGGGCATATAAAAGTTGCTGATCTTGGCATAAGTAGGGCAAATTTTGAAGGCATGGCAGATGGATATTTGCTAACTAAAAAAGAGCTTAAGTTGCCATTTCGAACACGAAAAAATACAAACAAAGGCGACTTTGGACACGCAGCCTTTATAAGTGGCACATTTAACGGAGCTTGCGAGCTAGCAGCGCTTGCTGCAAGTAGTATTGGCGCAGGGCTTGTGAGCATTATCTCCCAAAAACCTTTAGCGCTTGATGCATCTATCATGCAAACTACCAAGATAACCCCTAAAATGAATGTCGTAGCCCTTAGCATGGGGCTTTGCGAAAATGATATAAATAACATAGACTTTAAAAGCCTAAAAGATAAAAAACTAGTCATTGATGCTTCACTTTGTAGAAGCGATAAAATTTTTGATATTTTAAACAAAAAGTGTGTTTTAACTCCGCATCCTGCTGAGTTTTGCTCTCTTTTAAGCATGGCTAATATTGCGGACTTAAGCACAAAACAGCTACAAAATGAGCGTTTTAAATATGCAAAAATATGGAGCGAGAAATTTAATGGTGTGCTGGTTTTAAAGGGCGCAAATACTATCATAGCTAAAAATGGTCGTCTTTTTATCCTGGCTAAAGGCACTAGCTTACTTGCCAAGGGTGGTAGTGGCGATGTACTTTCAGGACTTATAGCTGGACTTTTAGCGCAAGGTTTTAACCCACTAAGAGCCGCCATCACAGCAACTTTAGCCCACGCACAAGCAGCAAGAAATTTCAAAGCAAATAGCTACGCACTCACACCACACGACATCATAAAGGGGGTAAAATGGTTAAAAAACGCATAG
- the purN gene encoding phosphoribosylglycinamide formyltransferase: MVKKRIAVLFSGSGSNLQAILEQVHNKVFNQTHIEVALTICNKPDAYGITRAKNFGIKTIIIENKNFNSREEFDKALVEQIKLNSIDLVVLAGFMRILTPVFTTQIKAINLHPSILPLFKGAHAIDESFHSDMQIGGVSVHWVSEELDGGKLIAQRAFEREKDMSKEAWEKKIHAIEHEILPQSIVKILCEQGF, from the coding sequence ATGGTTAAAAAACGCATAGCCGTACTTTTTAGCGGCAGTGGATCAAATTTACAAGCGATATTAGAGCAAGTTCATAACAAAGTTTTTAATCAAACACATATAGAGGTCGCGCTAACTATATGCAACAAGCCAGATGCCTACGGTATCACAAGAGCAAAGAATTTTGGCATCAAAACGATAATAATAGAAAACAAAAACTTTAACTCAAGAGAGGAGTTTGATAAAGCTTTAGTTGAGCAGATCAAACTTAACAGCATTGACTTAGTAGTGCTTGCTGGTTTTATGAGAATTTTAACGCCTGTTTTTACAACGCAGATAAAAGCCATAAACCTGCACCCATCCATACTTCCACTTTTTAAAGGCGCACATGCCATAGATGAAAGCTTTCATAGTGATATGCAAATAGGTGGTGTGAGCGTGCACTGGGTTAGCGAAGAGCTTGATGGTGGCAAACTTATCGCTCAGCGTGCATTTGAGCGTGAAAAAGATATGAGTAAAGAGGCTTGGGAGAAAAAGATTCACGCCATAGAGCATGAAATTTTACCACAAAGCATAGTTAAAATTTTATGCGAACAGGGGTTTTAG
- a CDS encoding undecaprenyl-diphosphate phosphatase, whose product MDTLQIIVLALVQGISEFLPVSSSAHLVLVPELLGWPDQGLAFDVAVHVGTLLAILFYFKDSLLKLLLDFFASIKVRKKVGDSNVVWAVIFGTIPAGIFGLVFHDFIAAYAREPLVIATTTIVFGFVLYFADKKAGLKNEYNITIALALIIGLAQALALIPGVSRSGVTMSAALLLGFSRVASANFSFLLSIPIIVLAGGLETLKLVKSNEPVAFNELGLGVIISAISAYICVKLFMALISRASMTPFVIYRILLGLFLFWVFGF is encoded by the coding sequence ATGGATACTTTACAGATTATAGTTCTTGCTTTAGTTCAAGGGATTAGCGAGTTTTTGCCTGTCTCAAGCTCGGCACATTTGGTGCTTGTGCCTGAGCTTTTGGGCTGGCCAGATCAGGGGCTTGCGTTTGATGTTGCCGTGCATGTAGGCACTTTGCTTGCTATATTATTTTACTTTAAAGATAGTTTGTTAAAGTTGCTATTAGATTTCTTTGCTTCTATAAAAGTGCGTAAAAAAGTTGGCGATAGTAATGTAGTTTGGGCGGTTATATTTGGTACGATACCGGCTGGAATTTTTGGGCTGGTTTTTCATGATTTTATAGCAGCTTATGCTAGAGAACCGCTAGTTATCGCTACTACAACTATAGTTTTTGGGTTTGTTTTGTACTTTGCAGATAAGAAAGCTGGACTAAAAAATGAATACAACATAACCATTGCCCTAGCTCTTATTATCGGGCTTGCTCAAGCATTAGCTTTAATCCCGGGCGTTTCGCGCTCTGGTGTGACTATGAGTGCGGCACTTTTGCTTGGTTTTTCCCGTGTTGCAAGTGCAAATTTTTCATTTTTATTATCCATACCTATCATAGTTCTTGCGGGCGGGCTTGAGACGCTAAAGCTTGTAAAAAGCAACGAGCCAGTAGCATTTAATGAGCTTGGACTTGGTGTTATTATCAGTGCTATAAGTGCTTATATATGCGTTAAGCTTTTTATGGCTCTTATATCTCGTGCTAGTATGACACCGTTTGTGATATATAGAATTTTACTTGGATTATTTTTGTTTTGGGTTTTTGGCTTTTAG
- the tkt gene encoding transketolase — protein MLKKQADTIRFLCADMVQQANSGHPGAPMGLADIMVVLSQKLRHNPKDPKWLNRDRLVFSGGHASSLVYSFLHLSGYDLSLDELKKFRQLGSNTPGHPEIHTPGVEVATGPLGQGVANAVGFAMAAKYAANLLNTEENKIIDHKIYCLCGDGDLEEGISYEACSLAGHHVLDNLVLIYDSNSITIEGDTNVAWSENIKARFEAQGWDVARINGHDFDEIEFVLNEAQNKEKPYLIIANTTIAKGALQLEGSHHSHGAPLGEELIKEAKVAAGFDPEHKFAIDEDVLLRFRAAIELGDLAQAEWDKQLQALDSDKKELLYNLLNPDFSKISYPDFTGKKVATRDSNGAILNAIAKAVPSLVGGSADLGPSNKTELKDAGDFPSGKNIHYGIREHAMAAINNAFARYGLFLPYSATFFIFSDYLKPSARIAALMGVKHFFVLTHDSIGVGEDGPTHQPIEQLAQFRSMPNFYTFRPADGNENVECWKTALTLNAPSAFVCSRQSLEPLGERVFGSVANGAYLLKRSSDPKFTLVATGSEVSLALKAAEILENSNIATNVVSAPCFDLLCEQPREYLNQIFDPSTKIVAIEAASALEWYKFADEIYAMKSFGESGKAEALFEHFGFEPQKLANFIKNLD, from the coding sequence ATGCTAAAAAAACAAGCCGATACGATAAGATTTTTATGTGCTGATATGGTTCAGCAAGCAAATAGCGGACATCCTGGCGCACCGATGGGGCTAGCTGATATAATGGTTGTTTTAAGTCAAAAACTAAGACATAATCCAAAAGATCCAAAGTGGCTAAACCGTGATAGATTGGTCTTTTCTGGTGGTCATGCAAGCTCGCTTGTGTATAGTTTTTTGCATCTTAGCGGCTATGATTTAAGTCTTGATGAGCTTAAAAAATTTCGCCAACTTGGCTCAAATACTCCAGGACATCCTGAGATCCACACTCCTGGCGTTGAGGTAGCGACTGGACCGCTGGGTCAAGGCGTAGCAAACGCTGTTGGCTTTGCTATGGCTGCAAAATATGCTGCAAATTTACTAAACACCGAAGAAAACAAAATAATAGACCATAAAATTTACTGTCTTTGCGGCGATGGTGACCTTGAAGAGGGCATAAGCTATGAGGCTTGCTCGTTGGCTGGACATCATGTGCTTGATAATTTGGTGCTTATCTATGACTCAAATAGCATAACTATCGAAGGCGATACAAATGTTGCTTGGAGTGAGAATATAAAAGCTCGCTTTGAGGCGCAAGGCTGGGATGTTGCTCGCATAAATGGACATGACTTTGATGAGATAGAATTTGTGCTAAACGAGGCGCAAAATAAAGAAAAACCATATCTTATTATAGCAAATACAACCATCGCGAAAGGGGCATTGCAGCTTGAAGGAAGTCATCACAGCCATGGTGCACCACTTGGTGAAGAGCTTATTAAAGAGGCAAAAGTAGCTGCTGGCTTTGATCCTGAGCATAAATTTGCAATTGATGAAGATGTATTATTGCGCTTTCGTGCAGCAATAGAGCTTGGAGATCTGGCGCAAGCTGAGTGGGACAAACAACTACAAGCTCTTGATAGCGATAAAAAAGAGCTTCTTTATAACCTTTTAAACCCTGACTTTTCTAAAATTTCATATCCAGATTTTACTGGTAAAAAGGTGGCAACTAGAGATAGTAACGGAGCGATACTAAATGCTATCGCAAAAGCCGTTCCTAGCTTGGTTGGAGGCTCGGCAGACCTTGGTCCATCAAACAAAACTGAGTTAAAAGATGCTGGAGATTTTCCTTCTGGCAAAAATATCCACTATGGTATCCGCGAACACGCTATGGCAGCGATAAATAATGCATTTGCTCGTTACGGACTGTTTTTGCCATATTCGGCTACATTTTTTATATTTAGTGACTATCTAAAACCAAGTGCTCGTATCGCGGCACTTATGGGAGTAAAACACTTTTTTGTTCTTACTCATGATAGTATCGGCGTTGGCGAGGATGGTCCGACACATCAGCCTATCGAGCAGCTTGCACAGTTTAGATCAATGCCAAATTTTTATACCTTCCGACCAGCTGATGGTAATGAAAATGTTGAATGCTGGAAAACAGCGCTTACTCTAAATGCACCATCGGCATTTGTCTGCTCGCGCCAGAGCCTAGAGCCGTTGGGTGAGAGAGTTTTTGGTAGTGTGGCAAATGGAGCTTATTTGTTAAAGCGCTCAAGTGATCCGAAATTTACGCTAGTTGCAACAGGTAGTGAGGTTAGCCTTGCACTAAAAGCGGCTGAAATTTTAGAAAACTCTAATATCGCCACAAATGTTGTCTCCGCTCCTTGCTTTGACCTGCTTTGTGAGCAGCCAAGAGAGTATTTAAATCAGATTTTTGATCCATCAACAAAGATTGTAGCTATCGAGGCTGCAAGTGCATTAGAGTGGTATAAATTTGCAGATGAGATTTATGCTATGAAGAGCTTTGGTGAGAGCGGTAAAGCTGAGGCACTGTTTGAGCATTTTGGTTTTGAGCCACAAAAATTAGCAAATTTTATTAAAAATTTGGACTAA
- a CDS encoding polyprenyl synthetase family protein translates to MNEKFSKFLKQNLPSVSSFHPHYNDALSCMLLAGGKHFRASLLLGVVDALSAELTDDAMRVALAVELMHTYSLIHDDLPAMDDSALRRGEPTIHKRYDEVTAILAGDALNTHAFYEISRSNFSAEIRIQCVEILSQNAGVSGMVLGQAIDCFFENKKLELDELKFLHIHKTAKLIAASLKIGALIAGCDSQKCDKIYELGLKLGLAFQIHDDLLDATATSDEAGKPTKNDESKNSFTNLLGIDGARSERDVLIKDIQNECKGLNSGVLQVINELINKHLKG, encoded by the coding sequence ATGAATGAGAAATTTAGTAAGTTTTTAAAACAAAATTTACCATCCGTAAGTAGTTTTCATCCTCACTACAATGACGCTCTTTCTTGTATGTTGCTTGCTGGAGGTAAGCATTTTCGGGCATCGCTTTTGCTTGGTGTTGTAGACGCTCTTTCTGCAGAGCTTACTGACGATGCTATGAGAGTGGCGCTAGCCGTGGAGCTTATGCACACTTATTCGCTTATACACGATGATTTACCAGCCATGGATGATTCTGCTTTAAGGCGTGGTGAGCCTACCATACATAAAAGATATGATGAGGTTACTGCTATACTTGCTGGAGATGCTTTAAATACACATGCTTTTTATGAAATTTCACGCTCAAATTTTAGTGCTGAAATTCGCATACAGTGTGTTGAAATTTTAAGCCAAAATGCTGGAGTGAGTGGCATGGTGCTTGGGCAGGCTATTGATTGTTTTTTTGAAAATAAAAAACTTGAGCTTGATGAGTTAAAATTTTTACACATTCACAAAACTGCAAAACTAATAGCCGCAAGCCTAAAAATAGGTGCATTGATAGCTGGTTGCGATAGCCAAAAATGTGATAAAATTTATGAGCTAGGCTTAAAGCTTGGACTTGCATTTCAGATACATGACGACTTACTAGATGCTACGGCTACTAGTGATGAGGCTGGCAAGCCTACTAAAAATGATGAGAGTAAAAACTCATTTACAAATTTGCTTGGCATTGATGGCGCAAGGAGTGAGCGAGATGTCTTGATAAAAGATATACAAAATGAGTGCAAAGGCCTAAATTCTGGCGTTTTACAAGTTATAAATGAGCTAATAAATAAACATTTAAAGGGATAA
- a CDS encoding DUF7488 domain-containing protein — protein sequence MRKILLFMLFCGILLAAPRPTQDDFHACYVKNKGSIVAVNGNYGVAIAPNLIAVIKTSKTNLNDYVKFDPYLGLYLVRSAVTLEVPTLADETNEAQINKSTWVGILSDNNNTLMGHIKSLGVNLGDFDTLSFDSNVTGELNSACCKMLGIAIGADKFIPNRYLKHFAAYDDVYYGDIGVVFTQNEKGFFVVSSDPIGRGKALVVGDKILSINGIEPSSLRALNEMILFAPKGAVLNIKVWRDGEEVSLMVPVSGEISGAKSLVIQESENNASPAVKLALAELFKDSEPVAEMEENYDDPSAGAQILKRYGILIDRNLIVKKVIEDSQAAAFGIAVGDKILQLDLKEYKTRKELFDAVPFEKSFLLLFMRNDFNFFSRVNQR from the coding sequence ATGAGAAAAATTTTGCTTTTTATGCTATTTTGTGGTATTTTGCTTGCTGCTCCACGACCTACGCAAGATGACTTTCATGCATGCTATGTAAAAAACAAAGGCTCGATAGTGGCAGTTAATGGCAACTACGGAGTCGCCATAGCACCAAATTTAATAGCCGTTATAAAAACCTCTAAGACAAATTTAAATGATTATGTAAAATTTGACCCATACTTAGGGCTTTATTTGGTTCGCTCAGCGGTAACACTAGAAGTACCCACTTTGGCTGATGAGACCAATGAAGCGCAGATAAACAAAAGCACTTGGGTGGGAATTTTAAGTGATAATAACAACACCCTAATGGGGCATATCAAGTCCCTTGGCGTAAATCTAGGTGACTTTGACACCCTTAGTTTTGATAGTAATGTAACTGGAGAGCTAAACTCGGCTTGTTGTAAGATGCTAGGCATAGCCATTGGTGCGGATAAATTTATCCCTAATCGCTATTTAAAGCATTTTGCCGCTTATGATGATGTTTATTATGGGGATATAGGTGTAGTTTTTACGCAAAATGAAAAGGGCTTTTTTGTAGTTTCGTCTGATCCAATAGGTAGGGGCAAAGCTTTGGTGGTTGGAGATAAAATTTTAAGCATAAACGGCATTGAACCGTCTAGTTTGCGTGCATTAAACGAGATGATACTTTTTGCTCCCAAAGGCGCTGTGCTAAATATAAAAGTCTGGCGAGATGGCGAAGAAGTTTCATTGATGGTGCCTGTATCTGGAGAGATAAGTGGTGCAAAATCTTTAGTCATACAAGAGAGCGAAAACAACGCTTCTCCGGCCGTTAAGTTAGCGCTTGCTGAACTTTTTAAAGATAGTGAGCCAGTGGCTGAGATGGAAGAAAACTATGATGATCCATCGGCTGGAGCACAAATTTTAAAACGATATGGTATCTTAATAGATAGAAATTTAATCGTTAAAAAGGTTATAGAAGATAGCCAAGCTGCTGCATTTGGTATAGCTGTCGGAGATAAAATTTTACAGCTTGATTTAAAGGAGTATAAAACTCGTAAAGAGCTTTTTGACGCAGTGCCGTTTGAAAAGAGCTTCTTGCTTTTATTTATGCGAAATGACTTTAACTTTTTCTCCAGAGTCAACCAAAGATGA
- a CDS encoding YbaB/EbfC family nucleoid-associated protein, translating to MFKDFDFSKMGEMLAQAQQKAQELEAQSEAKEYGAKSGGGLVSVRANGKGEILDISIDDSLLDDKESMQILLISAINDALKAVNDDKKAMASRMLGRLDLGGIKL from the coding sequence ATGTTTAAAGATTTTGATTTTTCAAAAATGGGCGAAATGCTTGCTCAGGCTCAGCAAAAAGCACAGGAGCTAGAAGCTCAGAGCGAAGCTAAAGAGTATGGCGCCAAGAGCGGTGGAGGTCTTGTTAGTGTTCGCGCAAATGGCAAGGGGGAAATTTTAGACATTAGTATAGATGATAGCTTGCTTGATGATAAGGAGAGTATGCAAATTTTACTAATTAGCGCCATAAATGACGCTCTAAAAGCGGTAAATGACGATAAAAAAGCGATGGCATCGCGCATGCTTGGCAGGCTTGATCTGGGTGGAATAAAGCTATGA
- the infA gene encoding translation initiation factor IF-1 → MAKDDVIEIDGNVVEALPNATFKVELDNKHVILCHIAGKMRMHYIKIMPGDRVKVELTPYSLDKGRITYRYK, encoded by the coding sequence ATGGCAAAAGATGATGTAATAGAGATTGATGGAAATGTGGTCGAGGCCCTTCCTAACGCAACTTTTAAGGTCGAACTAGACAATAAACATGTGATACTCTGTCACATCGCAGGCAAGATGAGAATGCACTATATAAAAATCATGCCAGGAGACCGCGTAAAAGTTGAGCTAACACCTTATAGTCTTGACAAAGGTCGCATAACTTATCGTTATAAATAG
- the rpmJ gene encoding 50S ribosomal protein L36, with protein MKVRPSVKKMCDKCKIVKRSGIVRVICENPKHKQRQG; from the coding sequence ATGAAAGTTCGTCCTTCTGTAAAGAAGATGTGTGACAAGTGCAAAATTGTCAAACGTAGCGGTATCGTACGCGTTATCTGCGAAAATCCAAAACATAAGCAAAGACAAGGATAA
- the rpsM gene encoding 30S ribosomal protein S13, whose protein sequence is MARIAGVDLPNKKRVEYGLTYIYGIGLHKSRQILDAVKISYDKRVHELSEDEAAAIRKEIQEHHIVEGDLRKQVAMDIKALMDLGSYRGLRHRKGLPVRGQKTKTNARTRKGKRKTVGAATK, encoded by the coding sequence ATGGCACGTATAGCAGGTGTAGATTTACCAAACAAAAAGAGAGTAGAGTATGGCTTAACATATATCTACGGCATAGGACTTCACAAATCTCGTCAAATTCTTGACGCAGTTAAAATTTCTTATGACAAGCGCGTTCATGAGCTAAGTGAAGATGAGGCTGCGGCTATCCGTAAAGAAATTCAAGAGCACCACATCGTTGAGGGTGATCTTAGAAAGCAAGTTGCTATGGACATCAAGGCACTTATGGATCTTGGTAGTTACCGTGGTCTTCGCCACAGAAAAGGGCTTCCAGTTCGTGGTCAAAAGACTAAGACAAACGCTAGAACTCGCAAGGGTAAGCGTAAAACTGTCGGCGCAGCGACTAAGTAG
- the rpsK gene encoding 30S ribosomal protein S11: MAKRKIVKKKVVRKSIAKGIVHISATFNNTMITVTDEMGNAIAWSSAGGLGFKGSKKSTPYAAQQAVEDALSKAKEHGIKEVGIKVQGPGSGRETAVKSVGAVEGIKVTFLKDVTPLAHNGCRPPKRRRV; encoded by the coding sequence ATGGCAAAAAGAAAAATCGTTAAGAAAAAAGTCGTAAGAAAAAGTATAGCAAAAGGTATCGTTCATATCAGTGCTACATTTAACAACACTATGATTACTGTAACTGATGAGATGGGTAACGCTATAGCTTGGAGCAGCGCTGGTGGTCTTGGCTTTAAAGGTAGCAAAAAATCAACTCCATATGCAGCACAGCAAGCAGTTGAAGATGCGCTAAGCAAAGCAAAAGAGCACGGCATAAAAGAGGTCGGTATCAAGGTTCAAGGTCCAGGAAGTGGCCGTGAAACTGCGGTTAAGAGCGTAGGAGCAGTTGAGGGTATTAAGGTAACTTTCCTTAAAGATGTAACTCCACTTGCACACAATGGTTGTAGACCACCAAAACGCCGCCGCGTCTAA
- the rpsD gene encoding 30S ribosomal protein S4 yields MARYTGPVEKLERRLGVSLALKGERRLAGKSALDKRPYAPGQHGQRRAKISEYGLQLREKQKAKFMYGVSEKQFRRLFQEAARREGNTGALLIQLLEQRLDNVVYRMGFATTRRFARQLVTHGHILVNGKKVDIPSYRVEPGQKIEVAEKSKSNPQIVRAVDLTAQTGIVSWVDVEKDKKYGIFTRNPEREEVIIPIEERFIVELYSK; encoded by the coding sequence ATGGCTAGATACACAGGACCTGTTGAGAAGTTAGAAAGACGCCTTGGCGTTTCTCTTGCCCTTAAAGGCGAGAGAAGACTTGCGGGCAAGAGCGCACTAGATAAGCGTCCATATGCCCCAGGACAACACGGACAAAGAAGAGCAAAGATAAGTGAATATGGCTTACAGCTTCGTGAGAAGCAAAAAGCAAAATTTATGTATGGTGTGAGTGAAAAGCAATTTCGCCGCCTATTCCAAGAAGCAGCACGCCGAGAAGGCAACACTGGTGCGCTTTTGATTCAACTTTTAGAACAAAGACTTGATAATGTAGTTTATAGAATGGGCTTTGCAACAACTCGTCGTTTTGCTCGCCAGCTAGTAACTCACGGACACATTCTTGTAAATGGCAAGAAAGTAGATATCCCATCTTACAGAGTTGAGCCAGGACAAAAGATAGAAGTTGCTGAAAAATCAAAATCAAACCCACAGATAGTTCGTGCAGTTGATTTAACGGCACAAACTGGTATAGTTAGCTGGGTTGATGTTGAAAAAGATAAAAAATATGGAATTTTCACAAGAAACCCTGAAAGAGAAGAGGTTATCATTCCAATCGAGGAAAGATTCATAGTCGAGCTTTACTCAAAATAA